TAAGCAAAAATTTTAGTTCTCAAAGTCTTCTGGTGATAAAGGCATATTCATAATTTCAAAATTCGTAGCCTTGCGGAAACGTTCTTTCATCAAATAGTTTTGACGATTGCTATTGTCGGTAAAACGATTGAAGTGTTCTAAGTCAATCCGCTGACGGCTGACCAACGTTAATTTTGCATCAATTTCTTTAAAATCTAAAGTGTAGTGGGCGGTGCCTTGGCGGTGATCGGCATCTTCAACGCTTTTTCCATAGGTGTATAAGGGCGCTAGGCCGATATCACAAGCACTTGGCGTGCAAGCTCCGAACATACGCATTTTCATGTTCGGTGAAACGACGATGCGAACAACTCCACGACTGTGGGGGTTGACGTTGATCCAAGTTCCTACGAAATCAGAGGGGGCCGCTTCTGCTAGGGACAAAAAGCTAACGCAGAAAAGACATAAGATAAACGCACGTAAGCACTTCATAGTTCACTCCTGGTTCATAGCGAATTTAAGAATATTTAAGATGGAATCTGAAAATATAGAGTCTCTGGATGAGTCGCAATTTTTATTTTAACAGCGGATTTTCAGAATGTAATAAAAGATCTTTCGGTACCAAAATTCTTTGCAAAAGAAAACATGTCTTTACACACAACATTGCTCGTAATTAGATCTAATAAACCGTAAGATGTATAGTGGGATACCAAGGAGCGCTTTGTTATGTATGACGGCAGTATTAAAAAACTGGTTCAAGTCATTCAAGACCTATCAGCGGTACGCACTCTTGATGAGGTCATGGCGATTGTTCGCACAGCTGCAAGGGATTTTGCGCAAGCTGACGGCGCCACTTTCGTTCTGCGTGATAATGACATGTGTTTTTATGCTGATGAAGACGCCATCGCTCCGCTGTGGAAGGGCCAACGCTTTCCTATGATCAACTGTATCAGCGGTTGGTCGATGCTCAATAAACAAGCGGTGATCATCGAAGATATTTATAAAGATCCGCGTATTCCCCATGATGCTTATCGTCCGACCTTCGTAAAAAGTTTGGCGATCACGCCTATTAGAAAAGAATCGCCGATCGGAGTTATTGGTACTTATTGGAAAGATCAACGAAAACCAAGTGCAGAACAGTTAGAGCTTTTACAAGCTTTAGCGGACTCGGTATCAGTAGCTCTTGAAAATCTTAATCTGTATTCATCTTTGCAATCTCGGATTGAAGATCTTAAGACGGCAAATCGTGCGAAAGATGAATTTTTAATGACGGTTTCCCATGAGCTGCGTACGCCATTGAATGCGATTTTAGGTTGGTCTGAAATTTTATTAGAAGCAAATAGCGATCCTGCTGAAAACAAACTAGGACTAGAAACAATTGAACGAAACGCAAAAAACCAAATGCGCATCGTAGAAGACTTGCTTGATTCATCAAGAATTGTTTCAGGGAATTTCCACTTAGAAAAAGTTCCGGTCGATATCGTTAAAATAGTTAAAGAAGTGATC
This is a stretch of genomic DNA from Bdellovibrio reynosensis. It encodes these proteins:
- a CDS encoding DUF2147 domain-containing protein; the encoded protein is MKCLRAFILCLFCVSFLSLAEAAPSDFVGTWINVNPHSRGVVRIVVSPNMKMRMFGACTPSACDIGLAPLYTYGKSVEDADHRQGTAHYTLDFKEIDAKLTLVSRQRIDLEHFNRFTDNSNRQNYLMKERFRKATNFEIMNMPLSPEDFEN